In the genome of Ptychodera flava strain L36383 chromosome 13, AS_Pfla_20210202, whole genome shotgun sequence, one region contains:
- the LOC139147193 gene encoding protein CBFA2T1-like isoform X12 — protein sequence MEQDVSNNNNSTSVTGSEYERKPLTLSKLMQAHTHHSSGHYQGAFSLEYHRPKHYIEPSMPDSPTDQGSSKPASTQPQCSPTGQPPVTTMSVATHSRSVSTSSGSGSIVNGLHSPNSVNGTPSPPSSMANSVSASQELPPACGARQLSKLKRFLTTLQQFGTDISPEIGERVRSLVMALVNNQLSVEEFHNKLQEATNFPLRPFVIPFLKANLPLLQRELMHCARMAKMTPHQYYSQHEHLLLDTKASPVDSSDILMEVNENGKRRTPERVNTTPKENGREPLQEQHLAKRHCTVSPSNANRTSPSSTINHHGSAAPHPIRMEDLAHAREMRERELRERELRERDLREREMREFSRFERDRERHHPIAAGGIHNRESMHPSSEYSVFDDRVEDDWKHVDTMLQCIMGMVEKTKRAIAVLHQRSLQDREELALWVRRHAEGAEHDMKKRAGEMMAHTIRQTEDRVSEVKRRAEEAVNEVKRQAVAELQKAVAAAEQKANELVAAERAKLERAVSEAKKQGYEEANATINSQDDTSESCWNCGRKANETCSGCNTARYCGSFCQHKDWENHHRMCAQVQAQQQQQGGSADNNPTTSVPTTTTTTPPSAATSPAGSNANSASRSSTPALASGGESAR from the exons ATTACATAGAGCCAAGCATGCCTGATTCACCGACAGATCAGGGCAGTAGTAAGCCTGCATCAACGCAGCCACAGTGTTCACCTACAGGACAGCCACCGGTTACCACAATGTCGGTAGCTACTCATTCCCGATCAGTATCCACTAGTTCTGGCTCAG GTTCCATAGTGAATGGTTTACATTCACCTAACAGTGTGAATGGAACCCCATCACCACCAAGTTCCATGGCTAATTCCGTCAGTGCGAGTCAAGAGTTACCTCCGGCTTGTGGAGCAAGGCAGCTCAGTAAGTTGAAAAGATTCCTGACAACGCTGCAGCAGTTTGGTACGGATATCTCACCAGAGATAGGAGAGAGAGTCAGGAGTCTTGTCATGGCATTAGTT aaTAATCAACTATCAGTGGAAGAATTTCATAACAAACTTCAGGAAGCTACCAATTTTCCTCTCAGACCGTTTGTCATTCCCTTTTTGAAG GCTAATCTGCCACTGCTACAACGGGAGCTAATGCACTGTGCACGTATGGCTAAAATGACACCCCACCAGTATTACAGCCAACATGAACATTTATTACTGGACACCAAAGCATCGCCAGTGGATTCATCCGATATCTTGATGGAAGTTAATGAAAATGGCAAACGACGAACCCCTGAAAG GGTGAATACCACACCAAAGGAGAATGGCAGAGAGCCATTGCAAGAACAGCATTTAGCAAAGCGTCATTGTACAGTCAGTCCCAGCAATGCAAATAGAACAAGTCCAAGTAGTACAATCAACCACCATGGGTCTGCAGCGCCGCATCCCATCAGAATGGAAGATCTGGCCCATGCTAgagaaatgagagagagagaactcCGGGAAAGGGAACTCCGGGAACGGGACCTTCGAGAAAGGGAAATGAGGGAGTTTAGCAGATTTgaaagagacagagaaagacatCACCCCATTG CTGCTGGAGGAATCCACAATCGTGAATCAATGCATCCATCAAGTGAATATTCAGTGTTTGATGATAGAGTAGAAGATGATTGGAAACATGTAGATACT ATGCTGCAATGTATCATGGGAATGGTGGAAAAAACCAAACGTGCAATAGCTGTGTTGCATCAGCGCAGTTTACAGGACAGAGAGGAGCTGGCCTTATGGGTACGCAGACACGCAGAGGGCGCTGAAcacgacatgaaaaaacgtgCTGGTGAAATGATGGCACACAcaatcagacagacagaagatAGAGTCTCTGAAGTTAAAAGGAGAGCAG AGGAAGCTGTAAATGAAGTGAAAAGACAGGCTGTCGCTGAACTTCAGAAAGCTGTTGCTGCTGCAGAACAAAAGGCAAATGAACTTGTGGCAGCAGAACGAGCTAAACTAGAGAGAGCAGTGTCAGAAGCTAAGAAACAAGGATATGAGGAAGCCAATGCTACCATCAATAGCCAAGATGATACTAGTGAA AGCTGCTGGAACTGTGGACGAAAAGCTAACGAGACATGCAGTGGCTGCAATACTGCCAGATACTGTGGTTCATTTTGTCAGCACAAAGACTGGGAAAATCACCACAGAATGTGTGCCCAGGTACAGGCCCAACAGCAACAGCAGGGTGGCTCTGCCGATAACAATCCCACAACATCTGTTCCAACTACCACTACTACTACGCCGCCATCTGCTGCGACAAGTCCTGCTGGATCTAATGCAAATAGTGCATCCAGATCAAGTACGCCGGCTCTGGCAAGTGGAGGGGAATCTGCCCGTTAG
- the LOC139147193 gene encoding protein CBFA2T1-like isoform X15, whose amino-acid sequence MCTVCRTIDKRTTKDSAYLEQLKLDYIEPSMPDSPTDQGSSKPASTQPQCSPTGQPPVTTMSVATHSRSVSTSSGSGSIVNGLHSPNSVNGTPSPPSSMANSVSASQELPPACGARQLSKLKRFLTTLQQFGTDISPEIGERVRSLVMALVNNQLSVEEFHNKLQEATNFPLRPFVIPFLKANLPLLQRELMHCARMAKMTPHQYYSQHEHLLLDTKASPVDSSDILMEVNENGKRRTPERVNTTPKENGREPLQEQHLAKRHCTVSPSNANRTSPSSTINHHGSAAPHPIRMEDLAHAREMRERELRERELRERDLREREMREFSRFERDRERHHPIAAGGIHNRESMHPSSEYSVFDDRVEDDWKHVDTMLQCIMGMVEKTKRAIAVLHQRSLQDREELALWVRRHAEGAEHDMKKRAGEMMAHTIRQTEDRVSEVKRRAEEAVNEVKRQAVAELQKAVAAAEQKANELVAAERAKLERAVSEAKKQGYEEANATINSQDDTSESCWNCGRKANETCSGCNTARYCGSFCQHKDWENHHRMCAQVQAQQQQQGGSADNNPTTSVPTTTTTTPPSAATSPAGSNANSASRSSTPALASGGESAR is encoded by the exons ATTACATAGAGCCAAGCATGCCTGATTCACCGACAGATCAGGGCAGTAGTAAGCCTGCATCAACGCAGCCACAGTGTTCACCTACAGGACAGCCACCGGTTACCACAATGTCGGTAGCTACTCATTCCCGATCAGTATCCACTAGTTCTGGCTCAG GTTCCATAGTGAATGGTTTACATTCACCTAACAGTGTGAATGGAACCCCATCACCACCAAGTTCCATGGCTAATTCCGTCAGTGCGAGTCAAGAGTTACCTCCGGCTTGTGGAGCAAGGCAGCTCAGTAAGTTGAAAAGATTCCTGACAACGCTGCAGCAGTTTGGTACGGATATCTCACCAGAGATAGGAGAGAGAGTCAGGAGTCTTGTCATGGCATTAGTT aaTAATCAACTATCAGTGGAAGAATTTCATAACAAACTTCAGGAAGCTACCAATTTTCCTCTCAGACCGTTTGTCATTCCCTTTTTGAAG GCTAATCTGCCACTGCTACAACGGGAGCTAATGCACTGTGCACGTATGGCTAAAATGACACCCCACCAGTATTACAGCCAACATGAACATTTATTACTGGACACCAAAGCATCGCCAGTGGATTCATCCGATATCTTGATGGAAGTTAATGAAAATGGCAAACGACGAACCCCTGAAAG GGTGAATACCACACCAAAGGAGAATGGCAGAGAGCCATTGCAAGAACAGCATTTAGCAAAGCGTCATTGTACAGTCAGTCCCAGCAATGCAAATAGAACAAGTCCAAGTAGTACAATCAACCACCATGGGTCTGCAGCGCCGCATCCCATCAGAATGGAAGATCTGGCCCATGCTAgagaaatgagagagagagaactcCGGGAAAGGGAACTCCGGGAACGGGACCTTCGAGAAAGGGAAATGAGGGAGTTTAGCAGATTTgaaagagacagagaaagacatCACCCCATTG CTGCTGGAGGAATCCACAATCGTGAATCAATGCATCCATCAAGTGAATATTCAGTGTTTGATGATAGAGTAGAAGATGATTGGAAACATGTAGATACT ATGCTGCAATGTATCATGGGAATGGTGGAAAAAACCAAACGTGCAATAGCTGTGTTGCATCAGCGCAGTTTACAGGACAGAGAGGAGCTGGCCTTATGGGTACGCAGACACGCAGAGGGCGCTGAAcacgacatgaaaaaacgtgCTGGTGAAATGATGGCACACAcaatcagacagacagaagatAGAGTCTCTGAAGTTAAAAGGAGAGCAG AGGAAGCTGTAAATGAAGTGAAAAGACAGGCTGTCGCTGAACTTCAGAAAGCTGTTGCTGCTGCAGAACAAAAGGCAAATGAACTTGTGGCAGCAGAACGAGCTAAACTAGAGAGAGCAGTGTCAGAAGCTAAGAAACAAGGATATGAGGAAGCCAATGCTACCATCAATAGCCAAGATGATACTAGTGAA AGCTGCTGGAACTGTGGACGAAAAGCTAACGAGACATGCAGTGGCTGCAATACTGCCAGATACTGTGGTTCATTTTGTCAGCACAAAGACTGGGAAAATCACCACAGAATGTGTGCCCAGGTACAGGCCCAACAGCAACAGCAGGGTGGCTCTGCCGATAACAATCCCACAACATCTGTTCCAACTACCACTACTACTACGCCGCCATCTGCTGCGACAAGTCCTGCTGGATCTAATGCAAATAGTGCATCCAGATCAAGTACGCCGGCTCTGGCAAGTGGAGGGGAATCTGCCCGTTAG
- the LOC139147193 gene encoding protein CBFA2T1-like isoform X16: MVSKTERQDYIEPSMPDSPTDQGSSKPASTQPQCSPTGQPPVTTMSVATHSRSVSTSSGSGSIVNGLHSPNSVNGTPSPPSSMANSVSASQELPPACGARQLSKLKRFLTTLQQFGTDISPEIGERVRSLVMALVNNQLSVEEFHNKLQEATNFPLRPFVIPFLKANLPLLQRELMHCARMAKMTPHQYYSQHEHLLLDTKASPVDSSDILMEVNENGKRRTPERVNTTPKENGREPLQEQHLAKRHCTVSPSNANRTSPSSTINHHGSAAPHPIRMEDLAHAREMRERELRERELRERDLREREMREFSRFERDRERHHPIAAGGIHNRESMHPSSEYSVFDDRVEDDWKHVDTMLQCIMGMVEKTKRAIAVLHQRSLQDREELALWVRRHAEGAEHDMKKRAGEMMAHTIRQTEDRVSEVKRRAVFVSAEEAVNEVKRQAVAELQKAVAAAEQKANELVAAERAKLERAVSEAKKQGYEEANATINSQDDTSETGLSSSQSCWNCGRKANETCSGCNTARYCGSFCQHKDWENHHRMCAQVQAQQQQQGGSADNNPTTSVPTTTTTTPPSAATSPAGSNANSASRSSTPALASGGESAR, from the exons ATGGTTAGCAAAACAGAACGACAAG ATTACATAGAGCCAAGCATGCCTGATTCACCGACAGATCAGGGCAGTAGTAAGCCTGCATCAACGCAGCCACAGTGTTCACCTACAGGACAGCCACCGGTTACCACAATGTCGGTAGCTACTCATTCCCGATCAGTATCCACTAGTTCTGGCTCAG GTTCCATAGTGAATGGTTTACATTCACCTAACAGTGTGAATGGAACCCCATCACCACCAAGTTCCATGGCTAATTCCGTCAGTGCGAGTCAAGAGTTACCTCCGGCTTGTGGAGCAAGGCAGCTCAGTAAGTTGAAAAGATTCCTGACAACGCTGCAGCAGTTTGGTACGGATATCTCACCAGAGATAGGAGAGAGAGTCAGGAGTCTTGTCATGGCATTAGTT aaTAATCAACTATCAGTGGAAGAATTTCATAACAAACTTCAGGAAGCTACCAATTTTCCTCTCAGACCGTTTGTCATTCCCTTTTTGAAG GCTAATCTGCCACTGCTACAACGGGAGCTAATGCACTGTGCACGTATGGCTAAAATGACACCCCACCAGTATTACAGCCAACATGAACATTTATTACTGGACACCAAAGCATCGCCAGTGGATTCATCCGATATCTTGATGGAAGTTAATGAAAATGGCAAACGACGAACCCCTGAAAG GGTGAATACCACACCAAAGGAGAATGGCAGAGAGCCATTGCAAGAACAGCATTTAGCAAAGCGTCATTGTACAGTCAGTCCCAGCAATGCAAATAGAACAAGTCCAAGTAGTACAATCAACCACCATGGGTCTGCAGCGCCGCATCCCATCAGAATGGAAGATCTGGCCCATGCTAgagaaatgagagagagagaactcCGGGAAAGGGAACTCCGGGAACGGGACCTTCGAGAAAGGGAAATGAGGGAGTTTAGCAGATTTgaaagagacagagaaagacatCACCCCATTG CTGCTGGAGGAATCCACAATCGTGAATCAATGCATCCATCAAGTGAATATTCAGTGTTTGATGATAGAGTAGAAGATGATTGGAAACATGTAGATACT ATGCTGCAATGTATCATGGGAATGGTGGAAAAAACCAAACGTGCAATAGCTGTGTTGCATCAGCGCAGTTTACAGGACAGAGAGGAGCTGGCCTTATGGGTACGCAGACACGCAGAGGGCGCTGAAcacgacatgaaaaaacgtgCTGGTGAAATGATGGCACACAcaatcagacagacagaagatAGAGTCTCTGAAGTTAAAAGGAGAGCAG TTTTTGTTTCTGCAGAGGAAGCTGTAAATGAAGTGAAAAGACAGGCTGTCGCTGAACTTCAGAAAGCTGTTGCTGCTGCAGAACAAAAGGCAAATGAACTTGTGGCAGCAGAACGAGCTAAACTAGAGAGAGCAGTGTCAGAAGCTAAGAAACAAGGATATGAGGAAGCCAATGCTACCATCAATAGCCAAGATGATACTAGTGAA ACTGGCCTTTCATCTTCACAGAGCTGCTGGAACTGTGGACGAAAAGCTAACGAGACATGCAGTGGCTGCAATACTGCCAGATACTGTGGTTCATTTTGTCAGCACAAAGACTGGGAAAATCACCACAGAATGTGTGCCCAGGTACAGGCCCAACAGCAACAGCAGGGTGGCTCTGCCGATAACAATCCCACAACATCTGTTCCAACTACCACTACTACTACGCCGCCATCTGCTGCGACAAGTCCTGCTGGATCTAATGCAAATAGTGCATCCAGATCAAGTACGCCGGCTCTGGCAAGTGGAGGGGAATCTGCCCGTTAG
- the LOC139147193 gene encoding protein CBFA2T1-like isoform X7, whose protein sequence is MKNSAITNHCHYIEPSMPDSPTDQGSSKPASTQPQCSPTGQPPVTTMSVATHSRSVSTSSGSGSIVNGLHSPNSVNGTPSPPSSMANSVSASQELPPACGARQLSKLKRFLTTLQQFGTDISPEIGERVRSLVMALVNNQLSVEEFHNKLQEATNFPLRPFVIPFLKANLPLLQRELMHCARMAKMTPHQYYSQHEHLLLDTKASPVDSSDILMEVNENGKRRTPERVNTTPKENGREPLQEQHLAKRHCTVSPSNANRTSPSSTINHHGSAAPHPIRMEDLAHAREMRERELRERELRERDLREREMREFSRFERDRERHHPIAAGGIHNRESMHPSSEYSVFDDRVEDDWKHVDTMLQCIMGMVEKTKRAIAVLHQRSLQDREELALWVRRHAEGAEHDMKKRAGEMMAHTIRQTEDRVSEVKRRAVFVSAEEAVNEVKRQAVAELQKAVAAAEQKANELVAAERAKLERAVSEAKKQGYEEANATINSQDDTSETGLSSSQSCWNCGRKANETCSGCNTARYCGSFCQHKDWENHHRMCAQVQAQQQQQGGSADNNPTTSVPTTTTTTPPSAATSPAGSNANSASRSSTPALASGGESAR, encoded by the exons ATTACATAGAGCCAAGCATGCCTGATTCACCGACAGATCAGGGCAGTAGTAAGCCTGCATCAACGCAGCCACAGTGTTCACCTACAGGACAGCCACCGGTTACCACAATGTCGGTAGCTACTCATTCCCGATCAGTATCCACTAGTTCTGGCTCAG GTTCCATAGTGAATGGTTTACATTCACCTAACAGTGTGAATGGAACCCCATCACCACCAAGTTCCATGGCTAATTCCGTCAGTGCGAGTCAAGAGTTACCTCCGGCTTGTGGAGCAAGGCAGCTCAGTAAGTTGAAAAGATTCCTGACAACGCTGCAGCAGTTTGGTACGGATATCTCACCAGAGATAGGAGAGAGAGTCAGGAGTCTTGTCATGGCATTAGTT aaTAATCAACTATCAGTGGAAGAATTTCATAACAAACTTCAGGAAGCTACCAATTTTCCTCTCAGACCGTTTGTCATTCCCTTTTTGAAG GCTAATCTGCCACTGCTACAACGGGAGCTAATGCACTGTGCACGTATGGCTAAAATGACACCCCACCAGTATTACAGCCAACATGAACATTTATTACTGGACACCAAAGCATCGCCAGTGGATTCATCCGATATCTTGATGGAAGTTAATGAAAATGGCAAACGACGAACCCCTGAAAG GGTGAATACCACACCAAAGGAGAATGGCAGAGAGCCATTGCAAGAACAGCATTTAGCAAAGCGTCATTGTACAGTCAGTCCCAGCAATGCAAATAGAACAAGTCCAAGTAGTACAATCAACCACCATGGGTCTGCAGCGCCGCATCCCATCAGAATGGAAGATCTGGCCCATGCTAgagaaatgagagagagagaactcCGGGAAAGGGAACTCCGGGAACGGGACCTTCGAGAAAGGGAAATGAGGGAGTTTAGCAGATTTgaaagagacagagaaagacatCACCCCATTG CTGCTGGAGGAATCCACAATCGTGAATCAATGCATCCATCAAGTGAATATTCAGTGTTTGATGATAGAGTAGAAGATGATTGGAAACATGTAGATACT ATGCTGCAATGTATCATGGGAATGGTGGAAAAAACCAAACGTGCAATAGCTGTGTTGCATCAGCGCAGTTTACAGGACAGAGAGGAGCTGGCCTTATGGGTACGCAGACACGCAGAGGGCGCTGAAcacgacatgaaaaaacgtgCTGGTGAAATGATGGCACACAcaatcagacagacagaagatAGAGTCTCTGAAGTTAAAAGGAGAGCAG TTTTTGTTTCTGCAGAGGAAGCTGTAAATGAAGTGAAAAGACAGGCTGTCGCTGAACTTCAGAAAGCTGTTGCTGCTGCAGAACAAAAGGCAAATGAACTTGTGGCAGCAGAACGAGCTAAACTAGAGAGAGCAGTGTCAGAAGCTAAGAAACAAGGATATGAGGAAGCCAATGCTACCATCAATAGCCAAGATGATACTAGTGAA ACTGGCCTTTCATCTTCACAGAGCTGCTGGAACTGTGGACGAAAAGCTAACGAGACATGCAGTGGCTGCAATACTGCCAGATACTGTGGTTCATTTTGTCAGCACAAAGACTGGGAAAATCACCACAGAATGTGTGCCCAGGTACAGGCCCAACAGCAACAGCAGGGTGGCTCTGCCGATAACAATCCCACAACATCTGTTCCAACTACCACTACTACTACGCCGCCATCTGCTGCGACAAGTCCTGCTGGATCTAATGCAAATAGTGCATCCAGATCAAGTACGCCGGCTCTGGCAAGTGGAGGGGAATCTGCCCGTTAG
- the LOC139147193 gene encoding protein CBFA2T1-like isoform X18, with protein sequence MVTDYIEPSMPDSPTDQGSSKPASTQPQCSPTGQPPVTTMSVATHSRSVSTSSGSGSIVNGLHSPNSVNGTPSPPSSMANSVSASQELPPACGARQLSKLKRFLTTLQQFGTDISPEIGERVRSLVMALVNNQLSVEEFHNKLQEATNFPLRPFVIPFLKANLPLLQRELMHCARMAKMTPHQYYSQHEHLLLDTKASPVDSSDILMEVNENGKRRTPERVNTTPKENGREPLQEQHLAKRHCTVSPSNANRTSPSSTINHHGSAAPHPIRMEDLAHAREMRERELRERELRERDLREREMREFSRFERDRERHHPIAAGGIHNRESMHPSSEYSVFDDRVEDDWKHVDTMLQCIMGMVEKTKRAIAVLHQRSLQDREELALWVRRHAEGAEHDMKKRAGEMMAHTIRQTEDRVSEVKRRAVFVSAEEAVNEVKRQAVAELQKAVAAAEQKANELVAAERAKLERAVSEAKKQGYEEANATINSQDDTSETGLSSSQSCWNCGRKANETCSGCNTARYCGSFCQHKDWENHHRMCAQVQAQQQQQGGSADNNPTTSVPTTTTTTPPSAATSPAGSNANSASRSSTPALASGGESAR encoded by the exons ATGGTGACAG ATTACATAGAGCCAAGCATGCCTGATTCACCGACAGATCAGGGCAGTAGTAAGCCTGCATCAACGCAGCCACAGTGTTCACCTACAGGACAGCCACCGGTTACCACAATGTCGGTAGCTACTCATTCCCGATCAGTATCCACTAGTTCTGGCTCAG GTTCCATAGTGAATGGTTTACATTCACCTAACAGTGTGAATGGAACCCCATCACCACCAAGTTCCATGGCTAATTCCGTCAGTGCGAGTCAAGAGTTACCTCCGGCTTGTGGAGCAAGGCAGCTCAGTAAGTTGAAAAGATTCCTGACAACGCTGCAGCAGTTTGGTACGGATATCTCACCAGAGATAGGAGAGAGAGTCAGGAGTCTTGTCATGGCATTAGTT aaTAATCAACTATCAGTGGAAGAATTTCATAACAAACTTCAGGAAGCTACCAATTTTCCTCTCAGACCGTTTGTCATTCCCTTTTTGAAG GCTAATCTGCCACTGCTACAACGGGAGCTAATGCACTGTGCACGTATGGCTAAAATGACACCCCACCAGTATTACAGCCAACATGAACATTTATTACTGGACACCAAAGCATCGCCAGTGGATTCATCCGATATCTTGATGGAAGTTAATGAAAATGGCAAACGACGAACCCCTGAAAG GGTGAATACCACACCAAAGGAGAATGGCAGAGAGCCATTGCAAGAACAGCATTTAGCAAAGCGTCATTGTACAGTCAGTCCCAGCAATGCAAATAGAACAAGTCCAAGTAGTACAATCAACCACCATGGGTCTGCAGCGCCGCATCCCATCAGAATGGAAGATCTGGCCCATGCTAgagaaatgagagagagagaactcCGGGAAAGGGAACTCCGGGAACGGGACCTTCGAGAAAGGGAAATGAGGGAGTTTAGCAGATTTgaaagagacagagaaagacatCACCCCATTG CTGCTGGAGGAATCCACAATCGTGAATCAATGCATCCATCAAGTGAATATTCAGTGTTTGATGATAGAGTAGAAGATGATTGGAAACATGTAGATACT ATGCTGCAATGTATCATGGGAATGGTGGAAAAAACCAAACGTGCAATAGCTGTGTTGCATCAGCGCAGTTTACAGGACAGAGAGGAGCTGGCCTTATGGGTACGCAGACACGCAGAGGGCGCTGAAcacgacatgaaaaaacgtgCTGGTGAAATGATGGCACACAcaatcagacagacagaagatAGAGTCTCTGAAGTTAAAAGGAGAGCAG TTTTTGTTTCTGCAGAGGAAGCTGTAAATGAAGTGAAAAGACAGGCTGTCGCTGAACTTCAGAAAGCTGTTGCTGCTGCAGAACAAAAGGCAAATGAACTTGTGGCAGCAGAACGAGCTAAACTAGAGAGAGCAGTGTCAGAAGCTAAGAAACAAGGATATGAGGAAGCCAATGCTACCATCAATAGCCAAGATGATACTAGTGAA ACTGGCCTTTCATCTTCACAGAGCTGCTGGAACTGTGGACGAAAAGCTAACGAGACATGCAGTGGCTGCAATACTGCCAGATACTGTGGTTCATTTTGTCAGCACAAAGACTGGGAAAATCACCACAGAATGTGTGCCCAGGTACAGGCCCAACAGCAACAGCAGGGTGGCTCTGCCGATAACAATCCCACAACATCTGTTCCAACTACCACTACTACTACGCCGCCATCTGCTGCGACAAGTCCTGCTGGATCTAATGCAAATAGTGCATCCAGATCAAGTACGCCGGCTCTGGCAAGTGGAGGGGAATCTGCCCGTTAG
- the LOC139147193 gene encoding protein CBFA2T1-like isoform X17 has protein sequence MVSKTERQDYIEPSMPDSPTDQGSSKPASTQPQCSPTGQPPVTTMSVATHSRSVSTSSGSGSIVNGLHSPNSVNGTPSPPSSMANSVSASQELPPACGARQLSKLKRFLTTLQQFGTDISPEIGERVRSLVMALVNNQLSVEEFHNKLQEATNFPLRPFVIPFLKANLPLLQRELMHCARMAKMTPHQYYSQHEHLLLDTKASPVDSSDILMEVNENGKRRTPERVNTTPKENGREPLQEQHLAKRHCTVSPSNANRTSPSSTINHHGSAAPHPIRMEDLAHAREMRERELRERELRERDLREREMREFSRFERDRERHHPIAAGGIHNRESMHPSSEYSVFDDRVEDDWKHVDTMLQCIMGMVEKTKRAIAVLHQRSLQDREELALWVRRHAEGAEHDMKKRAGEMMAHTIRQTEDRVSEVKRRAEEAVNEVKRQAVAELQKAVAAAEQKANELVAAERAKLERAVSEAKKQGYEEANATINSQDDTSETGLSSSQSCWNCGRKANETCSGCNTARYCGSFCQHKDWENHHRMCAQVQAQQQQQGGSADNNPTTSVPTTTTTTPPSAATSPAGSNANSASRSSTPALASGGESAR, from the exons ATGGTTAGCAAAACAGAACGACAAG ATTACATAGAGCCAAGCATGCCTGATTCACCGACAGATCAGGGCAGTAGTAAGCCTGCATCAACGCAGCCACAGTGTTCACCTACAGGACAGCCACCGGTTACCACAATGTCGGTAGCTACTCATTCCCGATCAGTATCCACTAGTTCTGGCTCAG GTTCCATAGTGAATGGTTTACATTCACCTAACAGTGTGAATGGAACCCCATCACCACCAAGTTCCATGGCTAATTCCGTCAGTGCGAGTCAAGAGTTACCTCCGGCTTGTGGAGCAAGGCAGCTCAGTAAGTTGAAAAGATTCCTGACAACGCTGCAGCAGTTTGGTACGGATATCTCACCAGAGATAGGAGAGAGAGTCAGGAGTCTTGTCATGGCATTAGTT aaTAATCAACTATCAGTGGAAGAATTTCATAACAAACTTCAGGAAGCTACCAATTTTCCTCTCAGACCGTTTGTCATTCCCTTTTTGAAG GCTAATCTGCCACTGCTACAACGGGAGCTAATGCACTGTGCACGTATGGCTAAAATGACACCCCACCAGTATTACAGCCAACATGAACATTTATTACTGGACACCAAAGCATCGCCAGTGGATTCATCCGATATCTTGATGGAAGTTAATGAAAATGGCAAACGACGAACCCCTGAAAG GGTGAATACCACACCAAAGGAGAATGGCAGAGAGCCATTGCAAGAACAGCATTTAGCAAAGCGTCATTGTACAGTCAGTCCCAGCAATGCAAATAGAACAAGTCCAAGTAGTACAATCAACCACCATGGGTCTGCAGCGCCGCATCCCATCAGAATGGAAGATCTGGCCCATGCTAgagaaatgagagagagagaactcCGGGAAAGGGAACTCCGGGAACGGGACCTTCGAGAAAGGGAAATGAGGGAGTTTAGCAGATTTgaaagagacagagaaagacatCACCCCATTG CTGCTGGAGGAATCCACAATCGTGAATCAATGCATCCATCAAGTGAATATTCAGTGTTTGATGATAGAGTAGAAGATGATTGGAAACATGTAGATACT ATGCTGCAATGTATCATGGGAATGGTGGAAAAAACCAAACGTGCAATAGCTGTGTTGCATCAGCGCAGTTTACAGGACAGAGAGGAGCTGGCCTTATGGGTACGCAGACACGCAGAGGGCGCTGAAcacgacatgaaaaaacgtgCTGGTGAAATGATGGCACACAcaatcagacagacagaagatAGAGTCTCTGAAGTTAAAAGGAGAGCAG AGGAAGCTGTAAATGAAGTGAAAAGACAGGCTGTCGCTGAACTTCAGAAAGCTGTTGCTGCTGCAGAACAAAAGGCAAATGAACTTGTGGCAGCAGAACGAGCTAAACTAGAGAGAGCAGTGTCAGAAGCTAAGAAACAAGGATATGAGGAAGCCAATGCTACCATCAATAGCCAAGATGATACTAGTGAA ACTGGCCTTTCATCTTCACAGAGCTGCTGGAACTGTGGACGAAAAGCTAACGAGACATGCAGTGGCTGCAATACTGCCAGATACTGTGGTTCATTTTGTCAGCACAAAGACTGGGAAAATCACCACAGAATGTGTGCCCAGGTACAGGCCCAACAGCAACAGCAGGGTGGCTCTGCCGATAACAATCCCACAACATCTGTTCCAACTACCACTACTACTACGCCGCCATCTGCTGCGACAAGTCCTGCTGGATCTAATGCAAATAGTGCATCCAGATCAAGTACGCCGGCTCTGGCAAGTGGAGGGGAATCTGCCCGTTAG